Sequence from the Sandaracinaceae bacterium genome:
GCGCGCGTCCGCGGTCCCGCAAACCTCTCGAAGCGCGATCGGCGCCACCACGATGACGCGCGCGACCCGGTGAGGCGCCACGGGCCGTGCGTGGTGGCGCCGCCCGAAGCCGTCGATTCCGATCCGCCACCCGTCGAGGCGGCCCGAAGACGGCCGATTCCCGATTCCCGCGCGCGTCGGTCGCTCGAAACCGACGAGACGGTGTCTCGAGGCTCACCGAGGTCCGCCGAGACGCACCGAGGAGCCTCCTCGCGGGGCCTCGAGGGTCGCGAGATCGCTCTTCGGGGCGCCAGGCACGTGCCCGGAGGCACCTCGAGGAGCCCGAAGTCCCGATTCGGCCCGCCTCCAGGTCGCCGCGATCGCACCTCGCCCACTTCACCCGGACCGCGGGGCGCCGCGGATCGAGAAGTTCTTCGTTCGAGTCCACCGCCACGCGGCGCACGCAGTCCTCCTGAACGGACACGCGCCGCGAAGCGCGGGCTCGGGACGACGACGAGGATCACCGAGGGGCTCGCGACCTCCGCGGAGGGGATCGAGGCGCGTCAGGTGACGTCGAGGCTGAGCCTGGCCGCCAGCCCACGGCGCGCCAAGCTCCCCCGATGGGCAAGGTGATCAAGACCAACGCCGCGCGGCTGCTCGATCAGCGGGGCGTCTCGTACGAGGTCCGCGAGTACGAGGTCGATCTCGAGGACCTCTCGGCGCCGACGGTGGCGGCGAAGGTCGGGCTCGCGCCGGCGCAGGTCTTCAAGACGCTGGTGGCGCGCGGGGATCGCAACGGGCCGTGCTTCGCCCTCGTGGCGGCCGACGCCGAGCTGGACCTGAAGGCGCTCGCGAAGGCGCGCGGTGACCGGAAGGTCGCGCTGGTCGCCCTGAAGGAGGTGGAGCCGCTGACCGGCTACATCCGCGGAGGCGTGACCGTGCTGGGGGCGAAGAAGCGCTTCCCCGTGGTGGCGGACGCGTCCTTCGTGGGCTCCGATCGCGTCGCGGTCAGCGCCGGCGTGCGCGGCGCGCAGCTCGTGCTCGACCCGAGAGACTACGTGCGCGTCACCGAGGCGACGCTCGCGCCCATCCAGCGCTGATCTGCGGCCCGCGCGCTGCGCTGTGACGGAGCCCGCAGCGCCGGGAGCGTCGCGGCTGGTAGGTTCCATCGACGACCCAGGGAGGACCGATGAAGATTCGAGCCGCAGTCGCGTACGAGGCGAAGAAGCCGCTGGTGGTCGAGGAGATCGACCTCGAGGGACCCAAGGCCGGCGAGGTGCTGGTGAAGATCGTCGCGAGCGGCGTCTGCCACACCGACGCGTACACGCTGAGCGGCGCAGATCCGGAAGGGATCTTCCCCTCGATCCTCGGCCACGAGGGAGCGGGCATCGTGATGGAGGTGGGCGCTGGCGTCACGAGCGTGGAGCCCGGCGACCACGTGATCCCGCTCTACACACCCGAGTGTCGCCAGTGCAAGTTCTGCCTGAGCGGCAAGACGAACCTCTGTCAGGCCATCCGCGCCACGCAGGGCAAGGGGCTGATGCCCGACGGCACGAGCCGCTTCTCGAAGGGCGGCGAGACGCTGCACCACTTCATGGGCACGAGCACCTTCGCGTCGCACACCGTGTTGCCCGAGATCGCGGTGGCCAAGGTGCGCAAGGACGCCCCGCTCGAGATGGTCTGTCTGCTCGGCTGCGGCATCACCACGGGCGTCGGCGCGGTCATCAAGACGGCGAAGGTCGAGCCGGGGAGCCGCTGCGTCGTCTTCGGGCTCGGCGGCGTCGGGCTCAGCGTGATCCAGGGCTGCCGCATGGTCGGCGCGACCCAGATCATCGGCGTCGACCTCAACCCCGACCGCCAGGCCTGGGGAGAGAAGATGGGCATGACGCACTTCGTGAACCCGAAGGAGGTCGACGACGTCGTGAAGCACCTGGTGGAGCTGACCGACGGCGGCGCGGACTACAGCTTCGAGTGCATCGGCAACGTCGACGTGATGCGGCAGGCGCTCGAGTGCTGTCACAAGGGCTGGGGGGAGTCGGTGATCATCGGGGTCGCCGGCGCGGGCGAGGAGATCTCGACCCGCCCGTTCCAGCTCGTCACGGGGCGGGTCTGGCGCGGCAGCGCGTTCGGCGGCTGCAAGGGCCGCACGGACGTGCCCCAGCTCGTCGACTGGTACATGGACGGGCGCATCGAGGTGGACCCCTTCGTCACCCACACCATGGGTCTCGAGCAGATCAACGACGCCTTCGACCTGATGCACGAGGGCAAGTCCATTCGCACCGTGATCCGCTTCGAGGGCTGATGAAGTCCACCAAGAAATGGCGCGCCTTCGGGGGCACGCAACACTGGTGCGAGCACACCTCCGACGCGTGCGGCGGCGACATGGCGCTGAGCGTGTTCGTGCCGCCGGGCGACGGGCCGTTCCCGGTCGTCACCTTCCTCTCGGGGCTGACGTGCACGGCGGAGAACTTCACCACGAAGGCGGGCGCGCAGCGCGTCGCGGCGGAGCTCGGGCTGATCGTGGTCGCGCCCGACACGAGCCCCCGCGGCGCCGGCTACGCGGGCGAGGACGACGACTGGGACTTCGGCACCGGGGCGGGCTTCTACGTCGACGCCACCGAGGCGCCGTGGTCCGCGCGCTACCGCATGTTCACGTACGTCACCGAGGAGCTGCCCGCCCAGATCGACGCGGCGTTCCCCACCAAGGGGCCGTCGCATCGCGCGATCTTCGGCCACTCGATGGGCGGCCACGGCGCGCTGGTGATCGGGCTGCGTCAGCCCGCGCGATGGCGCAGCGTCTCGGCGCTCGCGCCGATCGTCGCGCCCAGCCAGGTGCCGTGGGGCGAGAAGGCGTTCGCGGGCTACCTCGGCGACGACCGCGAGGCGTGGCGGCGCTACGACGCGACCGAGCTGGTCCGGGAGACGCAGCGCGCCGACACCTTGCTCATCGATCAGGGCACGGCCGACTCGTTCCTGGAGCGCGAGCTGAAGCCGGAGCTGTTCCAGAAGGCCTGCGCCGACGCGGGCCAGCCGCTGACGCTGCGCATGCAGGACGGCTACGACCACAGCTACTACTTCATCGCGACCTTCGTCGAAGACCACCTGCGCCACCACGCCGCGCACCTGGCCTGAGCGCCACCGCGCGGCTGGATCACGGAGGCCGCCTGGCGTCACGCGGCCGGGGACCAGCCCGACGCGTCGCGGCGGTAGCCCAGCGCGCGCAGGACGCGGTCGAGGCGCTTCTGCGGCACGCCGAGCCAGCTGCGGACCTGCGCCGGCAGCGCGAAGGGGGGCTCGAGCGGGCCGAGCGCCTCGAGCACGCGCTCCACGAGATCGGCGCGGACGGCCTGCGGTCCGAGGGGCACGAAGCCGAGGGCGGGGGCGAGCGCCGCGCTGCGTTTGTCCACCGGGTAGGAGACCGCGCCGGGCTTCGGCAGACGCGCGTCTCGCTCGGCGAGCGCGACGAGCAGGGCGCGGCGGGCGAGGGCCTCGCTCGTCAAGAGCGGGCGCGCGTACACGCTGTGCTGGCCGAGCACGACGCCACGCTCGGCGAGCGCCGCGCGCTCCGTGGGATCGAGCGCCGCGAGCTGCGGCGCCGCGTCGTCGGCGAGCACGGTGCCCAGGCCGATGCGCAGCTGGTAGAGCAGGCCGCGCAGCGCGCCCTCCGCGTCGGCGTCGTCGAGGGGCGCCCACAGCGCCGCCGCCCAGTCCTTCGCGAACGCGTGCAGGCGGCGCTCGAGGCGCGCGCGGGCCCCGGCGCCGAGGTCCTCGGGGAGCTCCGGTCTCGCCTCGGGGGCGTGACGCTCGCGGCCGCGCACCAGCGCGCCGACGCGGGCGCCGCGGAAGGTGATCACGCCGGCGGCGTCGACGTCGAAGTCCTCGTGTGGCGCCTCGATGGCGTCGTCGACCCAGCGGCGGCTCGCCGCGTCTTCGTCCTCGCGCGCGTCCTCGAGCATCCCGCGGAGCTGCGCGAACGGGCCGCTCGCCGGGGTGGGATCGATCTTCGCGCGCGAGCGCTTCTTGCCGATCTCCACGAAGCGCTCGACCAGCCGCTGGTGCAGCGCGTCACCGAGCCGATCCTCGATGGCGCGGGTGCGCTCCTGCCAGCGGGCGGCGTCCTCGAGCCACCCCGCGCGATGGCTGACGTATGTCCAGACGCGGATGGCCGAGAGCCGCGCGGTCAGGCCGTCGACCTCTCCGTCCACGCGGTCGATGCGCTCGACCTGCGCCGCGACCCACCCCGGATCGAGCCGGCCATGGTCGACGAGCTGGACGTAGATCTCCCCGAGCAGCGAGACGTGTCGAGCGAGCAGCAGCTTGCGGAAGTCCGGGACCTGACAGACCTCCCAGAGGAGCGCGACCCGGTCGGGCGAGGTGGCGCGCTCTCGCACGGGATCTTGCGCCGACAGGGCGCGCAGCGCGTCGAAGTCGTCCGCGCGCTCGACCCGCTCGAACGCCTCGCTCGGGGGCGGGGCCGACAGCGACCCGATCAGCGCCTCGGGGCTCTCGAAGTCGAGCGCCGCGCTCCGCCACACCAGGCGCCGCACGGCGGGGAAGCGGTGCTCCTCGATCGCGCGCACCACGCGCTCGTCCAGCGCGGGCAGCGGGTTGAGCGTGCCGAAGGACCCGTCGCGCTTGTAGCGCCCGGCCCGCCCCGCGATCTGCGCCAGCTCCGGCGCGGCGAGGTAGCGCTGGTCCTTGCCGTCGAACTTGCGCAGCGAGGCGAACGCGACGTGGTCGACGTCGAGGTTCAGGCCCATGCCGATCGCGTCGGTGGCCACGATGTACTGCACCTCGCGGGCCTGATAGAGGGCGACCTGGGCGTTCCGCGTGCGCGGGGACAGCGCGCCGAGCACCACCGCGGCGCCGCCCCGGCGCGCCTTCAGCCGGGCCGCGAGCGCGTAGACCTCGTCGGCGCTGAAGGCGACGACCGCGGTGCGCGGCGGCAGCCCGCCGAGCCCGCTCCGGCCCGTGTGCCGCAGCTGGGAGAAGCGCATCTGGCGACGGAGGTCCGCGTCGGGCAGCAGCGCCCGCCCGATCGGCGCCATCGTGTCCGCGCCGAGGAACCACGTCTCGCGCCGGCCTCGCAGCCTGAGCAGCCGGTCGGTGAAGACGTGCCCGCGCTCGCGATGCGCGGCGAGCTGGATCTCGTCGACGGCGACGAAGTCCACCACGCGCTCGGTCGGCATCGCCTCGACCGTGCACACCCAGTACCGCGCGCGCGGCGGGGTGCGCTTCTCCTCGCCCGTGACGAGGGCCACCGCGGCCTCGCCGATCTGCGCGGTGATCCGGTCGTAGACCTCACGCGCCAGCAGGCGCAGCGGCAGCCCGATCATGCCCGAGTCGTGCTCGAGCATGCGCTCCACCGCGCGGTGCGTCTTCCCGGTGTTGGTGGGCCCGAGCGCCAGGGTGAGCTCGGC
This genomic interval carries:
- the ybaK gene encoding Cys-tRNA(Pro) deacylase, with the protein product MGKVIKTNAARLLDQRGVSYEVREYEVDLEDLSAPTVAAKVGLAPAQVFKTLVARGDRNGPCFALVAADAELDLKALAKARGDRKVALVALKEVEPLTGYIRGGVTVLGAKKRFPVVADASFVGSDRVAVSAGVRGAQLVLDPRDYVRVTEATLAPIQR
- a CDS encoding S-(hydroxymethyl)glutathione dehydrogenase/class III alcohol dehydrogenase, giving the protein MKIRAAVAYEAKKPLVVEEIDLEGPKAGEVLVKIVASGVCHTDAYTLSGADPEGIFPSILGHEGAGIVMEVGAGVTSVEPGDHVIPLYTPECRQCKFCLSGKTNLCQAIRATQGKGLMPDGTSRFSKGGETLHHFMGTSTFASHTVLPEIAVAKVRKDAPLEMVCLLGCGITTGVGAVIKTAKVEPGSRCVVFGLGGVGLSVIQGCRMVGATQIIGVDLNPDRQAWGEKMGMTHFVNPKEVDDVVKHLVELTDGGADYSFECIGNVDVMRQALECCHKGWGESVIIGVAGAGEEISTRPFQLVTGRVWRGSAFGGCKGRTDVPQLVDWYMDGRIEVDPFVTHTMGLEQINDAFDLMHEGKSIRTVIRFEG
- the fghA gene encoding S-formylglutathione hydrolase: MKSTKKWRAFGGTQHWCEHTSDACGGDMALSVFVPPGDGPFPVVTFLSGLTCTAENFTTKAGAQRVAAELGLIVVAPDTSPRGAGYAGEDDDWDFGTGAGFYVDATEAPWSARYRMFTYVTEELPAQIDAAFPTKGPSHRAIFGHSMGGHGALVIGLRQPARWRSVSALAPIVAPSQVPWGEKAFAGYLGDDREAWRRYDATELVRETQRADTLLIDQGTADSFLERELKPELFQKACADAGQPLTLRMQDGYDHSYYFIATFVEDHLRHHAAHLA
- a CDS encoding helicase-related protein, whose product is MSDAELTLALGPTNTGKTHRAVERMLEHDSGMIGLPLRLLAREVYDRITAQIGEAAVALVTGEEKRTPPRARYWVCTVEAMPTERVVDFVAVDEIQLAAHRERGHVFTDRLLRLRGRRETWFLGADTMAPIGRALLPDADLRRQMRFSQLRHTGRSGLGGLPPRTAVVAFSADEVYALAARLKARRGGAAVVLGALSPRTRNAQVALYQAREVQYIVATDAIGMGLNLDVDHVAFASLRKFDGKDQRYLAAPELAQIAGRAGRYKRDGSFGTLNPLPALDERVVRAIEEHRFPAVRRLVWRSAALDFESPEALIGSLSAPPPSEAFERVERADDFDALRALSAQDPVRERATSPDRVALLWEVCQVPDFRKLLLARHVSLLGEIYVQLVDHGRLDPGWVAAQVERIDRVDGEVDGLTARLSAIRVWTYVSHRAGWLEDAARWQERTRAIEDRLGDALHQRLVERFVEIGKKRSRAKIDPTPASGPFAQLRGMLEDAREDEDAASRRWVDDAIEAPHEDFDVDAAGVITFRGARVGALVRGRERHAPEARPELPEDLGAGARARLERRLHAFAKDWAAALWAPLDDADAEGALRGLLYQLRIGLGTVLADDAAPQLAALDPTERAALAERGVVLGQHSVYARPLLTSEALARRALLVALAERDARLPKPGAVSYPVDKRSAALAPALGFVPLGPQAVRADLVERVLEALGPLEPPFALPAQVRSWLGVPQKRLDRVLRALGYRRDASGWSPAA